A DNA window from Hoplias malabaricus isolate fHopMal1 chromosome 5, fHopMal1.hap1, whole genome shotgun sequence contains the following coding sequences:
- the trpc4apb gene encoding transient receptor potential cation channel, subfamily C, member 4 associated protein b codes for MKPYEETEKLGDVRGKTMAANGQRLCRTQTRRRNRGKNILSRIKYGQITGLGMTRGTQIPVDLLEERDKKARWQGIPLLLRRLHESSHINSDLSKTHNVVKELSSLLSMEAMSFVTEDRKTPQESVSPNTYTFDLFGGVHLFVEILMRPTLSIQGDVPIMSDDLIKDCLSVLYNCCICTEGVTKSLAARDDFVMFLFTLMSNKKTFLQTATLIEDIMGVRKEVIRLEDIPNLASLVQSFNQQQLANFCRILSVTISEPDMGVDDKHTLLARNAQQKINASPSRAESNQVALLNIPGFIERLCKLATRKVSEASGTSALLQELEDWHSWLDNALVLDALMQMAIEEAEQSSTESSDEGSLSSSPLRHTLPQSMKIVHEIMYKVEVLYVLCVLLMGRQRNQVHRMLAEYRLIPGLNNLFDKLIWRRQPSSHTLHRQNQNCDCSPEISFKIQFLRLLQSFSDHHENKYLLLNGQELNELSAISLKANIPEVEALVNTDRNLVCDGKKGLLTRLISVMKKEPVDSSFRFWQARAVESFLRGATSYADQIFLLKRGLLEHILFCIIDSGCKSRDVLQSYFDLLGELMKFNIDAFKRFNKYVNTEEKFQIFLSQINSSLVDSNMLVRCIVLSLDRFEGQTDDIKVVEVLSECRLLSYMAQVENRLSFLFRLINIINVQTLTQENVSCLNTSLVVLMLARWRGKLPFYLSALKEKEYAEKYPGCLLNNFHHLLRFWQHHYLNKDKDSTCLENSSCIPFTYWKETVTVLLSSDRSSLCAIATYIDEAYRDLDRDFLEV; via the exons ATGAAACCTTATGAAGAAACAGAAAAGCTCGGCGACGTCAGAGGAAAAACAATGGCGGCTAACGGGCAGCGACTGTGTCGAACTCAAACAAGGCGAAGAAACCGAGGCAAAAACATATTAAGTAGGATCAAATATGGGCAAATAACAGGCTTGGGCATGACCCGAGGCACTCAG ATCCCAGTGGACCTGCTTGAGGAGAGAGATAAAAAAGCTCGATGGCAGGGAATCCCCCTGTTGCTGAGGAGATTGCATGAAAGCAGTCATATAAACAGTGACCTTTCCAAGACACACAATGTGGTTAAG GAGCTGTCATCATTGCTCTCCATGGAGGCAATGTCCTTTGTCACAGAAGACCGGAAGACACCGCAGGAGTCTGTATCACCTAACACTTACACCTTTGACCTTTTTGGAGGAGTTCAT TTGTTTGTAGAGATTTTGATGCGGCCCACTCTCTCAATACAAGGGGATGTACCCATAA TGAGTGATGACCTTATCAAGGACTGCTTAAGTGTTCTTTACAACTGCTGCATATgt ACAGAAGGCGTTACAAAGAGCCTTGCAGCAAGGGATGATTTTGTCATGTTCCTATTTACTCTTATGTCAAACAAGAAGACTTTCCTACAGACTGCAACACTTATTGAAGACATAATGGGAGTTAGGAAG GAGGTGATCCGACTGGAGGACATTCCTAACCTGGCCAGTCTAGTCCAGAGTTTCAACCAGCAGCAGCTGGCCAACTTCTGTCGTATCCTGTCTGTCACCATATCAGAGCCAGATATGGGAGTGGATGACAAGCACACACTCCTGGCCCGCAACGCTCAGCAAAAGATCAACGCGTCTCCATCACGTGCCGAGAGCAACCAAG TGGCGCTGCTGAATATCCCTGGCTTTATTGAGCGACTGTGTAAGCTGGCCACACGGAAGGTATCTGAGGCATCTGGCACATCAGCCCTGCTACAGGAGCTGGAGGACTGGCATAGCTGGCTGGACAATGCATTGGTGCTGGATGCTCTTATGCAAATGGCAATTGAGGAGGCTGAGCAGAGTAGtacag AGTCATCTGATGAAGGCTCACTTTCCTCAAGCCCTCTTAGGCATACTTTGCCTCAGTCCATGAAGATAGTGCATGAGATCATGTACAAAGTGGAAGTGCTCTACGTATTGTGTGTGCTGCTCATGGGTCGGCAGAGAAATCAG GTTCACAGGATGCTAGCAGAGTACCGCTTGATTCCTGGCTTGAACAACTTGTTTGACAAGCTGATTTGGAGGAGGCAACCATCGAGCCACACCTTACATAgacagaaccagaactgtgaCTGCAGTCCA GAGATCTCATTCAAGATCCAGTTCCTTAGGCTACTGCAGAGTTTCAGTGACCACCACGA GAACAAGTATCTGCTCTTGAATGGGCAGGAGTTAAATGAATTAAGTGCCATCTCTCTAAAAGCAAACATCCCTGAAGTGGAGGCTCTGGTCAACACAGATCG GAATCTAGTGTGTGATGGTAAAAAGGGGCTACTGACACGGCTCATTTCAGTCATGAAGAAAGAGCCTGTTGATTCATCCTTCAG ATTCTGGCAGGCTAGGGCAGTAGAGAGTTTTCTCAGAGGAGCTACATCTTATGCCGACCAGATTTTCTTGCTGAAAAGGGGCTTGCTGGAG CACATCCTCTTTTGCATCATAGACAGTGGCTGTAAATCGCGTGATGTCCTTCAGAGCTATTTTGATCTTTTGGGCGAGCTCATGAAGTTCAACATTGATGCCTTTAAGagatttaacaaatatgtgaaCACAGAAGAGAAG TTTCAGATATTCCTGAGCCAGATCAACAGCTCACTGGTGGACTCCAACATGCTGGTGCGCTGCATTGTTCTGTCATTGGACCGATTTGAGGGCCAAACAGATGATATTAAAG TGGTAGAAGTGCTATCAGAGTGCCGTCTCTTGTCATACATGGCTCAAGTAGAGAACAGACTCTCCTTTCTCTTCAGGCTGATCAACATCATCAACGTTCAGACACTAACTCAG GAGAATGTGAGCTGTTTGAATACAAGTTTGGTGGTGCTGATGCTGGCACGGTGGAGGGGCAAACTGCCATTTTACTTGAGCGCTCTTAAAGAGAAGGAGTATGCCGAGAAATACCCTGGATGCTTGCTCAACAACTTCCACCACCTGCTGCGCTTCTGGCAGCACCACTACCTCAACAAAGACAAGGACAGCACCTGCCTGGAGAAT AGTTCCTGTATTCCTTTTACCTACTGGAAGGAAACGGTGACGGTGTTGCTGAGTTCAGATAGGAGCTCCCTCTGTGCCATTGCCACTTACATAGATGAAGCGTACAGGGACCTGGACAGAGACTTTCTGGAGGTGTGA
- the emp3b gene encoding epithelial membrane protein 3b (MAM blood group): MAYLLMFVTVLHLITLAVLFIATMEKSWWVWSGTESTDLWYNCKFGSEKETWECESSKETEWLQAVQVLMVLSVVFSCISFLVFLGQLFTMSKGGLFYLTGVCQAFAGLTTFTAALIYTLHNKEILEDSRELDLGHFGYCFYLAWVCAPLLILSGIMYIHLRKRE, from the exons ATGGCCTACCTGCTGATGTTTGTGACTGTGCTGCATCTCATCACACTGGCTGTCCTTTTCATTGCTACCATGGAGAAG TCTTGGTGGGTGTGGAGTGGAACAGAGAGCACAGATCTCTGGTACAATTGCAAATTTGGCAGTGAAAAAGAGACATGGGAATGTGAATCATCAAAAGAGACAG agtGGCTCCAAGCTGTTCAGGTTCTGATGGTCCTCTCTGTGGTCTTCTCCTGTATTTCATTTCTGGTTTTCCTCGGTCAGCTCTTCACCATGTCTAAAGGTGGACTCTTCTACCTCACTGGCGTCTGTCAGGCATTCGCAG GTCTAACAACCTTTACAGCAGCTCTCATCTACACCTTACACAACAAAGAAATCCTAGAGGATTCCAGAGAATTGGACCTGGGCCATTTCGGATACTGTTTCTATTTGGCATGGGTGTGTGCACCATTGTTAATATTGAGTGGAATCATGTACATCCACTTGCGCAAAAGGGAGTAG
- the nsfl1c gene encoding NSFL1 cofactor p47, with protein MAQRDEAVREFVAVTDVDEERARFFLESAGWDLQLALASFYEDGAEDDIITIPQSESGSVSRSAGPSEHRVTSFRDLKHEDEDESDDEGQRFFAGGSERSGQQIVGPPKKKSTNEVVEDLFKGAKEHGAVPVDRAGRGPGESSKSKPFVGGGYRLGAAPEEESAYVSGERRASGSTQDVHVVLKLWKTGFSLDDGDLRNYSDPGNALFLDSIRRGEIPLELRQRSRGGQVNLDMEDHRDEEFFRPKPVFKAFAGEGQKLGSATPELVSAPRMGLQEQAASEALASASISVDDSQPVTNIQIRLADGGRLVQKFNHTHRVSDVRQFVVNARPAMAAAEFVLMTTFPNKELMDESLTLKEANLLNAVIVQRLK; from the exons CTTGCTCTTGCCAGTTTCTATGAGGATGGTGCAGAAGATGATATCATTACTATCCCTCAATCAGAAAGTGGTTCGGTCTCACGATCAGCAGGGCCAAG TGAACACAGGGTGACATCCTTCAGAGACCTGAAgcatgaagatgaagatgagagTGATGATGAAGGACAGAG GTTCTTTGCTGGTGGTTCAGAACGGAGCGGGCAGCAGATTGTTGGTCCTCCAAAGAAGAAGAGCACGAACGAGGTGGTTGAGGACTTGTTCAAGGGTGCTAAGGAGCATGGGGCTGTTCCAGTAGACAGAGCTGGCAGGGGACCCGGAGAGTCTAGCAAGTCTAAG CCATTTGTAGGAGGTGGTTATCGTCTGGGAGCTGCACCAGAGGAAGAGTCTGCCTATGTATCTGGAGAGAGGAGAGCTTCCGGTAGTACACAAGAT GTGCATGTGGTGCTGAAGTTGTGGAAGACTGGTTTCAGCCTTGATGATGGTGACCTCAGAAATTACAGTGACCCCGGCAATGCTCTTTTTCTGGATTCTATCCGCAGGGG GGAGATTCCCCTGGAGCTGAGGCAGCGCTCTCGTGGAGGGCAGGTGAATCTGGATATGGAGGACCACAGAGATGAGGAATTCTTCCGACCCAAGCCTGTTTTCAAAGCTTTTGCTGGAGAGGGACAGAAACTTGGCAG TGCAACACCAGAGTTGGTATCTGCTCCACGCATGGGTCTGCAGGAACAAGCTGCCAGTGAGGCCCTGGCTAGTGCTTCCATAAGTGTGGATGACTCCCAGCCTGTCACCAATATCCAGATCAGATTGGCTGATGGAGGGCGACTGGTGCAGAAATTCAATCACACCCACAG GGTGTCTGACGTGCGTCAGTTTGTGGTGAATGCTCGCCCGGCCATGGCTGCTGCAGAGTTTGTTCTCATGACAACTTTTCCCAACAAGGAGCTAATGGATGAGAGCCTGACACTGAAGGAGGCCAACCTGCTGAATGCTGTCATTGTTCAACGGCTAAAGTGA